In one Nicotiana tomentosiformis chromosome 6, ASM39032v3, whole genome shotgun sequence genomic region, the following are encoded:
- the LOC138894062 gene encoding uncharacterized protein, with translation MSVTQYEIRFSELARHTVWLVPTGRERIGRLIDVLTYQLRLLMTRKRVFGATFDEVVDIARQIKMVCSQELEERESKRPRGSGGPSGVHSGTVSLQQGPSL, from the coding sequence atgtctgtgacccagtacgagataaggttttctgagttagctcgtcacacagtttggttggttcccactggtAGGGAGAGGATTGGGAGGCTCATTGATgtcctcacatatcagttgcggttgcttatgactcggaAGAGGGTAtttggtgctactttcgacgaggtggtcgatattgctcggcagataaAGATGGTTTGTAGTCAGGAGCTTGAAGAAAGGGAGtctaagaggcctcgaggttcgggtgGTCCCAGTGGTGTTCATTCTGGGACAGTCTCACTACAGCAGGGgccgtccttatag